The Maridesulfovibrio bastinii DSM 16055 region TTACAAACGTCGAAAAGAAACCGTTGAGCGTAGTTTTGCTGATGCAAAAGAGCTTCACGGACATCGCTATGCCAGAATGCGCGGCCTCTCGAAGGCTCAAGAACAAAGTCTCCTCTGCGCAGCCTGCCAAAACATGAAGAAAATAGCGCTTATCCTAAGCGCTAGACGCATATTTTCTGATATTTTTAAAACTATTGCCTTCAAAGAGAGTTCCGTTCACTGTTTTGCTTCGAACTTGGGATTTGATCGACCAAATTTAAATTTTTCAAACTAAATCGAACAGAAATAGGGCGTAATAAAACCCCGCTTTTAAAAAAAACGGGGTTAGTCAGCAATCTGAAATCCCGCTTTAAATAAAGCGGGATTTTTATTTACATTAAAAAATTTCATTTTAAACCAGAGCAAATCCGCCACCACCGCCGACCTGAACTTTTATAATCCTGTCAGCAAGATTACTCATAGCCTCATCCAGATTCTTAAAAGTTGAGGATGTCATGACGCATGAAACCGAAATATTGAAACGTGAATCTCCGACCTTTATTGCTGATTTGGCCACAGCAGCCTGAGCTGATTCAAGCTCAGCCTTCAACTTCTGACCATCATTAGCCATCACAAAAAAACCATTCCCGCTTCTGGCACTCAAAATCCATCCCAGAGAACGCTGTTCCAGCAACGCGGCTACTCTTGTCAGAGCCTGACTTCCGGCATCCCAGCCATACCTTGAATTAACTTCCATAACCTCATCCAGAGCAATGTAAGCAAGGGCAGGAGCCTCTGCCGTCCCGGAACCGGATGAGTAGATCGGCCTTCCATTTTCAAGAAAATAAGGAAGGTTATAGAATCCGGTAACTGTATCCTTGCTGTAGGCATCCTTAATGCCGCGAATTCTTTCAAGCTCGTTGAGATTATTAGTCACGCGCCATGAAAATTCTTCCACCTCAAAAGGTTTTTTAAGAAAATCATTTGTGCCGCGTTTTAAGAACTTGGCGGTAATAGCTCCCGAGTCATGGCCGGACACACCTAAAATAGCCAGATTATCCCTTGAATGAATTTCACGGACTTTTGTTACCAGCTCAAATCCGTCCATTCTGGGCATTTCATAATCTGTCAACATCAAACTCAAATCAGGATGCTGATTTACAACTTCAAGAGCGGCCTGTCCGTCTTCAGCCTCAAGGACATTGAAATTCTGTCTTTCAAGAAGGCTGCGCATTACAAACCTTCCGGTGGACGAGTCATCCACAATAAGCACCTTTACGGAACTGTTATTGTGAATACGCCGGATAAGGTCCACCATTTCTTCCATATCTTCAGGAACGCCCTTCCTGAAATAGTCCAGCACATTTTTTTCAATAAATCTGTTGCGAAGCTCTGAATTGTAAGATGAGGTTAAAACGATACATGGAATATTATTGGAAAGGACATAGTCAACAGCTTCTCCGTCAGGAGCGTCTTTAAGATTCAGGTTCATGACCGCCATGAAAATTGATTCACGCTCTGTAGCGATAATCTCTTCAACTTCTTCAAGGGAGTCTGCGGTTTGAACATAAAAAGAAGTAACACTTTCAATATGTTCTGTAATTATACGCGCCTGCAATTTACTGCTTTCAACAACTAGGACAGTATGGGCATTGCTGGATATGGTCATTTCAAGTCCTCCATGACTGATCTTTTCGGCCTTATCATGGTTTTATACAACGTTAAAATAAAAGTGGCAATTAGATATCAATCTTTCACAACACGTTAAGGCTTTTTCAATTATAATTATCAGCATGGAAGACGACTGAAACTCGCCTTTATTATTAGGAATTAGATCACTTAAAAGATTCACCAGACCGTCCGTAAACATCTTCAAAACGCAGGATATCATCCTCTCCGAGATAACTTCCGGTCTGCACTTCAATAAGCTCCAGATCGATTTTTCCGGGATTTGTGAGGCGGTGCTTTTCTCCTATGGGAATATAGGTGGACTGGTCTTCCTTAAGCAGCATTTCCTTATCACCTATATTTATTTGAGCTATTCCGTTGACCACAACCCAGTGTTCCGCTCTGTGGTGGTGCTGCTGAAGGGACAAAACCCCGCCGGGACGCACCGTTATGCGCTTAACCTGAAATCTGTTGCCGAAATCAATACTCTCATAGAATCCCCACGGCCTGCTGACAATTTTATGGCTGCACACTTCATCCCGTTTCATCTCCTCCAGCCTGCTGACAAGACCGCGAACTTCCTGCACTCTATCAAGGTTGGCAACAAGGACGGCATCAGAAGTTTCAACAATTACAACTTTATCCATCCCCACAGCACCTACAAGTCTTCCTGAAGAATGAATGTAGCTGTTGCTGACGCTTGAAGTGATCACATCACCCACTATAGCATTGCCGTTTTCATCATTTGGCAGTTGCTCTTTAAGTGAATCCCATGAGCCGATATCTGACCATCCTCCGTCAACAGGAACAACAACCAGATTCTCCGCTCTTTCCATGATGGCATAATCAATAGAAATGGAAGGTGACGAGAGGAAAGATTTTTCATCAAGCCTTACAAAATCAAGATCTGACAAAGCCTTTTGTACCGAGGATTGGCAGCAGGCGTAGATTTCAGGTTCATACTCTTCAAGAGCTTTCAGAAATACTGAGGGGGTAAAAAGAAAAAATCCGCCATTCCAGAGATAATCTCCTGATTCCAGATATTTTTCGGCTGATTCAAGATCAGGTTTTTCCACAAATTTTGAGACCCGGCAGCCCGGTCCCTCAGCGGCACGCTCACCGAACCTGATATATCCGTAGCCGGTTTCAGGGGATTGCGGTTTGATACCGAATGTCACAAGATTCCAGTTCCGGGCGTAGGTTTCAGCCTGAGATACGGCTTCTCTGAAAACAGCATCATCGGTGAAGTTATGATCAGCAGGCATCACCAGCATCAAAGGTTCGGTTTCATCACCACGCTCAGTCAGATAAAAAGCGGCAACAGCCACAGCCGCGGCAGAATTGCGTCCCTCAGGTTCAAGAAAAATTGCTTCCGGCTCAACATCGATACGCCGTAATTGCTCAGCCACCATGAACCTGTAACTTTCATTGCAGACAATAAGGGGCTTAGCGGAACCTTCAAGAGGCAGGCTGCGCCTTACCGTATTCTGTAGGAGTGAGCCTCCGCCGACAAGATCAAGAAGCTGCTTGGGATATTTTTTCCTTGATAAAGGCCAGAGCCTCGTTCCGCTTCCACCTGAGAGAATAATCGGGACTATCACCGCATCTCCTTTCCTAAAAATAAACTTCTATATTATTAAGCTCTATTCCAATATTCAGTCTTAAATTCATGATATCATTACTTCAAGCTGAAAAGATTTGGAAGAGTTCAATTAATCAACCCTGTATATGCTCTTTGCAAATTACATTTCCATTGAACCTGAATAAACAGTATAAAATAACAATCGATTTTTATTTCCCAAATTGCTGCGAACCTGTTAACAGGAAAAAAGACCGGTCAGGTTGCCCGACAGCATGTCTGTGAAAATTAGATCATACTTTCAAGAATGCCTACAAAAATGTATCAATCCTTGACTCGGGCACTCAGGCCCGTATATGGGTTAAACCTTTGCAGCATGACCATGTTCTGAAGAAACTTCACTATAAGTACAGTTTTAACATTTGATATTAATA contains the following coding sequences:
- a CDS encoding mannose-1-phosphate guanylyltransferase/mannose-6-phosphate isomerase, giving the protein MIVPIILSGGSGTRLWPLSRKKYPKQLLDLVGGGSLLQNTVRRSLPLEGSAKPLIVCNESYRFMVAEQLRRIDVEPEAIFLEPEGRNSAAAVAVAAFYLTERGDETEPLMLVMPADHNFTDDAVFREAVSQAETYARNWNLVTFGIKPQSPETGYGYIRFGERAAEGPGCRVSKFVEKPDLESAEKYLESGDYLWNGGFFLFTPSVFLKALEEYEPEIYACCQSSVQKALSDLDFVRLDEKSFLSSPSISIDYAIMERAENLVVVPVDGGWSDIGSWDSLKEQLPNDENGNAIVGDVITSSVSNSYIHSSGRLVGAVGMDKVVIVETSDAVLVANLDRVQEVRGLVSRLEEMKRDEVCSHKIVSRPWGFYESIDFGNRFQVKRITVRPGGVLSLQQHHHRAEHWVVVNGIAQINIGDKEMLLKEDQSTYIPIGEKHRLTNPGKIDLELIEVQTGSYLGEDDILRFEDVYGRSGESFK
- a CDS encoding transposase, with the protein product YKRRKETVERSFADAKELHGHRYARMRGLSKAQEQSLLCAACQNMKKIALILSARRIFSDIFKTIAFKESSVHCFASNLGFDRPNLNFSN
- a CDS encoding response regulator, with protein sequence MTISSNAHTVLVVESSKLQARIITEHIESVTSFYVQTADSLEEVEEIIATERESIFMAVMNLNLKDAPDGEAVDYVLSNNIPCIVLTSSYNSELRNRFIEKNVLDYFRKGVPEDMEEMVDLIRRIHNNSSVKVLIVDDSSTGRFVMRSLLERQNFNVLEAEDGQAALEVVNQHPDLSLMLTDYEMPRMDGFELVTKVREIHSRDNLAILGVSGHDSGAITAKFLKRGTNDFLKKPFEVEEFSWRVTNNLNELERIRGIKDAYSKDTVTGFYNLPYFLENGRPIYSSGSGTAEAPALAYIALDEVMEVNSRYGWDAGSQALTRVAALLEQRSLGWILSARSGNGFFVMANDGQKLKAELESAQAAVAKSAIKVGDSRFNISVSCVMTSSTFKNLDEAMSNLADRIIKVQVGGGGGFALV